From the Deltaproteobacteria bacterium genome, the window AACGAAAAATCCTCCGCATATTATGCTGCGAATTAACCAGACACCACACTAGCCGAACTCGAAGAAACGTACTATCAGCAGGGCGAAGAGTCGGGTTCTCCCGTACATCTTCGGCAAGAACGCCGGCGGGTTGTCGACGGGTTGCCCGAGGCCGATTCCGAATCGGAGAGGGGTAAGGAACCAATGACACGCATGCGGTGCACGATCCGACGCACGGCTTCGAAACGGCGTGCCCGCCGAGCAGCGGCTCGAGCGGTGGGTACCCCCACCGTAGTCCTGGCTCTCGCCCTCGCGCTCGCGGGTTGCGGCACGAGCGCGACGGTGCACCCGGTCGATGGAACCCCCGATCTCAAGACGGAAGAGCAACGACGCGAGGAATACGCCGGTCACGAGGAGTTCCGCAACCAGCATGGGCTCGCCCGGATCAAGGCGCACTACGCCTACGCCCGCGGTGCGACCGGCGAGGGAGTGACGCTCGGGATCGTCGACAGCGGAGTCGATCCCGATCACCCCAAGTTCGAAGGCAAGCTCGAAGCGAGCTACGTCGGGGACTACGATCCCGATTTCAGCACCTGCGACGAGGTCGGCCCCGACGGCGCGTGCCTCAGTGCGCTGGGACATGGAACGCTGGTCGCGGGGATCATGGCCGCCGCACGGCACCGGACGCCGGACGCGGGCGCGGCAGGCGGGCCCGCCATTCACGGGGTCGCTTTCGACGCCAGGGTCATATCGGTGGGGGTGGGATCGCGCGACCTGGAGGAAGTCATCGACGAGATCGTGGCGGAGTACCCGGAGGACCCCACGCCCGAGCAGATCGCGGAGCTCCAGGCGCGGGTCCTCGATGTCGAAGCGCAACTCGAGAGGGAACTGGAGCGGGACACCGGGATCGCCTTCGTCCGCCTGAACGGCCGGGTGACGGCCGTCAACTGCAGCTTCGGTCTTCCCGGCAACATCGAGCACTTCGGCGCGCAGGAGTTGCGGGAACGCTTTCCCAACGTCATCGAGGCGATGGCGCAGGCGGATACCGCGGCCGGCAAGCGCACGGTATACGTATGGGCGGCCGGCAACGCCCACGGCGAGTTGGAACCGGACGGGTCGCCGGTATCGGCGACCTCGGTCGAAATCCTGCCCGGGCTTCCGGTGCGGATCCCGGAGTTGCGAGGTCATTCGCTGGCCGTCGTGGCGACGAACCCGCAAGGCACGATCGCCGACTTCTCCAACCGTTGCGGGATCGCGAAGGAGTTCTGTCTGGCCGCGCCCGGCGTGGACATCACGAGCGCCGCGCCGGCTTTCCACTGCGAGGCTGGTGCATCGCAGTGTTTCATCACGGTCGAAGAGGCCGGCACCTCCTCCGCGGCCCCGTTCGTCACGGGCGGGATCGGGCTGCTCGCCCAGCATTTTCGGGGCCAGCTCGGCAATGACGAGATCGTGGAGCGCATTCTCGCCACCGCGGACAGGACGGGCGTCTACGCGGACGCCGACATGTACGGCCAGGGATTCCTGGACCTCGATGCGGCGACCCGGCCGGTCGGAGAAAAGCGGATGCTGACCGGCCTCTCGCTCTTCGGCTCATCGTCACCGGAGGCACGGAGCGCCCTGCACCTGGGCCCGGCCTTCGGGGATTCCCTGGTGCGCGGACTTGCTTCGGCCCATGTGGCGAGCTTCGACGAACTCGATGCGCCGTTCGTCCACCGTCTCGGCGATTACCTTCGGCCGGTGGGCTTTGCCGGTCGCTCGCTCGGCGAGCGCCTGAGAGCGTTGGGAC encodes:
- a CDS encoding S8 family serine peptidase encodes the protein MHPVDGTPDLKTEEQRREEYAGHEEFRNQHGLARIKAHYAYARGATGEGVTLGIVDSGVDPDHPKFEGKLEASYVGDYDPDFSTCDEVGPDGACLSALGHGTLVAGIMAAARHRTPDAGAAGGPAIHGVAFDARVISVGVGSRDLEEVIDEIVAEYPEDPTPEQIAELQARVLDVEAQLERELERDTGIAFVRLNGRVTAVNCSFGLPGNIEHFGAQELRERFPNVIEAMAQADTAAGKRTVYVWAAGNAHGELEPDGSPVSATSVEILPGLPVRIPELRGHSLAVVATNPQGTIADFSNRCGIAKEFCLAAPGVDITSAAPAFHCEAGASQCFITVEEAGTSSAAPFVTGGIGLLAQHFRGQLGNDEIVERILATADRTGVYADADMYGQGFLDLDAATRPVGEKRMLTGLSLFGSSSPEARSALHLGPAFGDSLVRGLASAHVASFDELDAPFVHRLGDYLRPVGFAGRSLGERLRALGRDPRGTPWEVDGHGLQVRLDVVPTVHGAGVGDGPGVAFAEHAVGGMGTIGAGPWASPAALASLSVTHDFGGGRLALGYRSRLASRFGLGPGELTPGTFTDAGAFANPYLGFARNGTSLGFASSLGTGSVQAAAFAATGRYGGREDAHNAGITGALTEYRFGGLADSGLSLQVGWMSEANGAVGSRPDGAFGEFHTGTTLTGLSAFRRLSGGWTVLGSAHAGVHRTDSRRRGIVRGISGLWSGAFAVGVVGRDVARSGDRLAFRLSQPLRVETGRAQLRWVSGRSPDGQVEIERADLGLEPSGRQLDFEVAYSRPWAGGRAHMAAIASQDAGHVAGEGEVSIVARYNRRF